A DNA window from Ostrea edulis chromosome 5, xbOstEdul1.1, whole genome shotgun sequence contains the following coding sequences:
- the LOC125650851 gene encoding sex peptide receptor-like — translation MGDNTHTADMLEYNVTSTDFPNSSFVNENSDDYITPNPEYVRIMNGFVIPILAVVVLITNGVVIAVFKRQKTYGASQAGLVGVAVSDTLTMLFPAPFYFVENGLQYRISCDFISIKNWISLFLPTITHTASIWLTLLLATQRYMYVCHPFAARKICTLRNTTLLIILTYILAVLMHLSRFIVSEKVQISENHCVYWFSEFINVNAYLISYLFIRIILIQFVPCISLIVLNAKMICGLRNITNKKIEMNCNSENSSSAVKENRRVTIMIVCMAAITLLVELPVGIIQCLYVDIYLSGATFDQYNLQISERIVNLFIILSYPLNFLLFCSMSSEFKQTLKDMCCLSPTKTVKTPNTYTARTEMDKTNGNVCEAQELLKVSTN, via the coding sequence ATGGGGGACAACACGCACACAGCAGACATGCTTGAATACAATGTGACATCTACGGATTTTCCTAATTCAAGTTTTGTGAATGAAAACAGTGATGACTACATAACACCTAATCCGGAATATGTCCGTATCATGAATGGTTTTGTAATTCCTATTTTAGCTGTAGTTGTTCTTATCACCAATGGCGTAGTCATCGCAGTTTTCAAGCGACAGAAGACGTACGGGGCGAGCCAGGCTGGGCTAGTGGGAGTCGCGGTGTCCGATACGTTGACCATGCTATTTCCAGCCCCATTTTATTTCGTGGAAAACGGTCTACAATACCGAATCTCATGTGACTTCATTTCAATAAAGAATTGGATTTCTCTGTTCTTGCCTACTATCACGCACACCGCCTCCATATGGCTGACGCTTCTGTTGGCTACACAGAggtatatgtatgtttgtcaCCCATTCGCTGCAAGAAAAATCTGTACACTTCGTAACACAACGCTGTTGATCATATTAACTTATATTCTGGCTGTTCTCATGCACTTGAGTCGGTTTATTGTGTCGGAAAAGGTTCAGATATCTGAGAACCACTGTGTCTATTGGTTCAGTGAGTTCATTAATGTCAACGCCTACTTGATCTCTTATTTGTTCATACGAATCATCCTGATCCAGTTTGTGCCTTGTATTTCTCTCATCGTTCTGAATGCAAAAATGATTTGTGGCTTAAGAAACATCACCAACAAAAAGATCGAAATGAACTGCAATTCAGAAAACAGCAGCAGTGCCGTTAAAGAGAACAGACGCGTAACTATCATGATTGTATGCATGGCGGCCATTACTCTGTTGGTAGAACTTCCGGTTGGAATAATCCAGTGCCTCTATGTTGACATATATCTCTCAGGCGCCACATTTGACCAATACAACTTGCAAATTTCGGAGAGAATAGTAaatcttttcattattttgtccTATCCCTTgaattttctcttattttgtaGCATGAGTTCCGAATTTAAACAAACCTTAAAAGACATGTGCTGCTTAAGTCCAACGAAGACGGTGAAAACTCCAAACACCTACACCGCGAGAACAGAAATGGACAAAACCAATGGAAACGTGTGTGAAGCACAAGAACTGCTTAAAGTTTCGACAAATTAA